The following coding sequences lie in one Miscanthus floridulus cultivar M001 chromosome 9, ASM1932011v1, whole genome shotgun sequence genomic window:
- the LOC136482918 gene encoding uncharacterized protein, which produces MATAETATVFLETSLGTRFLETSLGTRLVVSFPARATTVADLKRQVSAEHAACFPRTGPIVVTSLQIELDGSWFQLTDSMVVEAAFEWVKRPRRLLVEAHELRPHPPACKDAKCGTADAEPNAGHPVVAEDSSQYMLPPAEAPEGGNHATGNGVSDTRQLKNAQDKVVELASCQHEDGITMPKKSSDIDLAIGDSGTGIPLANQEDKPQECLEHVSRQLEDGIAMSQESSHCDLAAGDSETSLTNQEDKLQGCVEPASVQLEDGTTMPQESSHFGLATGTNNTPQQNQEDELQGCAEHASVQLEDGITMLQESSHFDLATGTNNSPLPNQEDKLQGCAEHASVQLEDGITMPQESSHFDSATGTNNSPLPNQEDKLQGCAEHASGHLEDGITMPQEGSDSDLAAGGSDTLPMDQQDKFHDDAERASGHSEGRTTMPQESSDLGVAEDKENDRAGDQQKDIIMEPRGKKRFREEDEADRNIDVNCDDNLSHFVSPTPKFVSEKKSSMIEQAKLDSAHLLYNLEDSSRGLLEKPSGGQKEQWTSGVCSEGSIDNRPAIPPCAESMGKDKSSDKEVMTQIGDKEEPQIAGCTGKSSCKRTDVPHYVESMNEGNKRPASNVHFLNKGENERATSSVTKEHEPCFRRRHHRVAVRKVSMSRPMKVYPIRF; this is translated from the exons ATGGCCACCGCCGAGACCGCGACGGTCTTCCTGGAGACGAGCCTTGGCACCCGCTTCCTGGAGACGAGCCTTGGCACCCGCCTCGTCGTCTCCTTCCCCGCCCGCGCCACCACCGTCGCCGACCTCAAGC GCCAAGTGAGCGCGGAGCACGCCGCGTGTTTCCCCCGCACCGGGCCGATTGTCGTCACTTCCTTGCAG ATTGAGCTCGATGGTTCCTGGTTTCAGCTCACTGATTCCATGGTCGTGGAAGCAGCTTTCGAGTGGGTCAAGAGGCCAAGGCGCCTCCTGGTTGAGGCTCACGAGCTTCGTCCTCATCCACCTGCTTGCAAGGATGCCAAGTGTGGAACTGCTGATGCTGAACCAAATGCTGGCCATCCAGTCGTCGCTGAGGACTCGTCGCAGTACATGCTACCACCTGCAGAGGCCCCAGAAGGTGGCAATCATGCCACGGGCAATGGTGTCAGTGACACCCGACAGCTGAAGAACGCGCAGGATAAAGTTGTTGAGCTTGCTTCATGTCAGCACGAAGATGGAATTACTATGCCTAAAAAAAGTTCAGATATTGATTTAGCCATAGGCGACAGTGGCACTGGCATCCCACTGGCAAACCAGGAGGACAAACCTCAGGAATGTCTTGAGCATGTCTCGCGTCAGCTCGAAGATGGAATTGCCATGTCTCAAGAAAGTTCACATTGTGATTTAGCCGCAGGTGACAGTGAGACCTCACTGACAAACCAAGAGGACAAACTTCAGGGATGTGTTGAGCCTGCCTCTGTTCAGCTCGAAGATGGAACCACCATGCCTCAAGAAAGTTCACATTTTGGTTTAGCCACAGGCACCAATAACACCCCACAGCAAAACCAGGAGGACGAACTTCAGGGATGTGCTGAGCATGCCTCTGTTCAGCTCGAAGATGGAATCACCATGCTTCAAGAAAGTTCACATTTTGATTTAGCAACAGGCACCAATAACAGCCCATTGCCAAATCAGGAGGACAAACTTCAGGGATGTGCTGAGCATGCTTCTGTTCAGCTCGAAGATGGAATCACCATGCCTCAAGAAAGTTCACATTTTGATTCAGCAACAGGCACCAATAACAGCCCACTGCCAAACCAGGAGGACAAACTTCAGGGATGTGCTGAGCATGCTTCTGGTCACCTTGAAGATGGAATTACCATGCCTCAGGAAGGTTCAGATTCTGATTTAGCAGCAGGAGGTAGTGACACTCTACCAATGGACCAACAGGACAAATTTCATGATGACGCTGAGCGTGCCTCAGGTCACAGTGAAGGTAGAACTACCATGCCCCAAGAAAGTTCAGATCTTGGTGTAGCAGAAGACAAAGAGAATGATCGTGCTGGGGATCAACAAAAAGACATCATCATGGAGCCAAGAGGGAAGAAACGGTTTAGGGAGGAAGATGAAGCTGACAGAAACATCGATGTGAACTGTGATGACAATCTTTCCCATTTTGTTAGCCCCACACCTAAGTTTGTGTCTGAGAAAAAGAGCAGCATGATTGAGCAAGCAAAATTGGACAGTGCCCACTTGCTGTATAATTTGGAAGATTCCTCACGTGGTTTATTGGAAAAGCCCTCTGGTGGCCAGAAGGAACAATGGACATCTGGTGTGTGCAGTGAAGGAAGCATCGACAATAGACCAGCTATTCCACCTTGTGCTGAGTCCATGGGAAAAGATAAGTCTTCAGACAAAGAAGTGATGACACAGATAGGTGACAAGGAGGAACCTCAGATAGCTGGGTGCACAGGTAAAAGCAGCTGCAAAAGAACAGATGTTCCACATTATGTTGAGTCCATGAATGAAGGCAATAAGAGGCCAGCTTCCAATGTCCATTTTCTCAACAAAGGGGAAAATGAAAGGGCCACATCATCTGTGACCAAAGAACATGAGCCTTGTTTCAGAAGAAGGCACCACCGGGTTGCTGTGCGTAAAGTGTCTATGAGCAGGCCAATGAAGGTATATCCTATCAG
- the LOC136482921 gene encoding DNA-directed RNA polymerases II, IV and V subunit 9B-like: MSTMRFCRECNSILYPKEDRQNKMLLYACRNCDHQQVADSNCVYRNVVDHAAGELTQVLFEDVASDPTLPRTKSVRCAACGHGEAVFFQATTRGEDDLTLFFMCCNPSCGHRWRD; the protein is encoded by the exons ATGAGCACCATGAGGTTCTGCCGTGAATG cAACAGCATACTGTATCCAAAGGAGGACAGGCAGAACAAGATGCTTCTCTACGCCTGCAGGAACTGCGACCATCAGCAGGTGGCGGACAGCAACTGCGTGTACCGGAACGTGGTGGACCACGCCGCCGGCGAGCTCACGCAGGTGCTGTTCGAGGACGTGGCCTCCGACCCGACGCTGCCGCGCACCAAGTCCGTCCGCTGCGCCGCCTGCGGCCACGGCGAGGCCGTCTTCTTCCAG GCGACGACGAGAGGCGAGGACGACCTGACGCTCTTCTTCATGTGCTGCAACCCCAGCTGCGGCCACAGATGGAGGGACTGA
- the LOC136484246 gene encoding probable beta-D-xylosidase 2 isoform X1, protein MRRRRPHLPLPLLPFLLLLLATTPASSAAARAAFACAPGGPATTLPFCRQSLPLQARARDLVSRLTRAEKVRLLVNNAAGVPRLGLAGYEWWSEALHGVSDTGPGVKFGGAFPGATAFPQVIGAAASLNTTLWELIGRAVSDEARAMYNGGRAGLTFWSPNVNIFRDPRWGRGQETPGEDPAVSARYAAAYVRGLQQPYGSGGGHHNRLKLAACCKHFTAYDLDNWGGTDRFHFNAVVGAQDLEDTFNVPFRACVADGRAASVMCSYNQVNGVPTCADEAFLRGTIRGKWGLEGYIVSDCDSVDVFFRDQHYTRTAEDAVAATLRAGLDLDCGPFLALYTESAVARRKVSDADVDAALLNTVTVQMRLGMFDGDPASGPFGHLGPADVCTREHQDLALDAARQSVVLLKNQRGKHRNDVLPLRPAAHRVVAVVGPHADATVAMIGNYAGKPCWYTTPLQGVAGYVARAVHQAGCTDVACQGKNQPIAAAVDAARQADATVIVAGLDQKVEAEGLDRTSLLLPGRQAELISAVAKASKGPVILVLMSGGPIDIAFAQNDPRIDGILWVGYPGQAGGQAIADVIFGHHNPGGKLPVTWYPQDYLQKVPMTNMAMRANQARGYPGRTYRFYTGPTIHPFGHGLSYTQFTHTLAHAPAQLTVRLSGGHAATTASTSSLLNATRTRPARTVRIAHARCEGLTVPVHVDVRNVGDRDGAHAVLVYHAAPSSSTATPGADAPARQLVAFEKVHVPAGGVARVEMGIDVCDWLSVADRNGVRRIPVGEHRLMIGELTHSVTLGVEQLGV, encoded by the exons ATGCGGCGCCGCCGCCCCCATCTCCCCCTCCCcctgctccccttcctcctcctcctcctcgccacgACTCCGGCATCGTCAGCGGCAGCGCGCGCGGCGTTCGCGTGCGCGCCGGGCGGTCCGGCGACGACGCTGCCGTTCTGCCGGCAGTCGCTGCCGCTGCAGGCGCGGGCGCGGGACCTCGTGTCGCGGCTGACCCGCGCCGAGAAGGTGCGGCTGCTGGTGAACAACGCGGCGGGGGTGCCCCGGCTGGGCTTGGCGGGCTACGAGTGGTGGTCCGAGGCGCTGCACGGCGTGTCCGACACCGGGCCCGGGGTCAAGTTCGGCGGCGCGTTCCCGGGCGCCACGGCGTTCCCGCAGGTCATCGGTGCCGCCGCGTCGCTCAACACCACGCTCTGGGAGCTCATCGGACGG GCGGTGTCGGACGAGGCGCGCGCCATGTACAACGGCGGGCGGGCGGGGCTCACCTTCTGGTCCCCGAACGTGAACATCTTCCGGGACCCACGGTGGGGCCGCGGGCAGGAGACACCCGGCGAGGACCCGGCCGTGTCCGCGCGCTACGCCGCCGCCTACGTGCGCGGCCTGCAGCAGCCCTACGGATCCGGCGGCGGCCACCACAACCGGCTGAAGCTCGCCGCCTGCTGCAAGCACTTCACGGCGTACGACCTGGACAACTGGGGCGGCACGGACAGGTTCCACTTCAACGCCGTGGTGGGCGCGCAGGACCTGGAGGACACCTTCAACGTGCCCTTCCGCGCCTGCGTCGCCGATGGTCGCGCCGCCAGCGTTATGTGCTCCTACAACCAGGTCAACGGCGTGCCCACCTGCGCCGACGAGGCGTTCCTGCGCGGCACCATCCGCGGGAAGTGGGGGCTCGAGGGGTACATCGTCTCCGActgcgactccgtcgacgtcTTCTTCCGTGACCAGCACTACACGCGCACCGCCGAGGACGCCGTCGCCGCCACGCTCCGAGCCGGGCTTGACCTCGACTGTGGCCCCTTCCTCGCGCTCTACACCGAGTCCGCCGTCGCCAGGCGTAAGGTCTCCGACGCCGACGTCGACGCCGCGCTCCTCAACACCGTCACCGTGCAGATGCGGCTCGGCATGTTCGACGGCGACCCCGCGTCCGGGCCGTTCGGGCACCTGGGCCCCGCGGACGTGTGCACCAGGGAGCACCAGGACCTGGCGCTCGACGCCGCGCGCCAGAGCGTCGTGCTGCTGAAGAACCAGCGAGGGAAGCACAGGAACGACGTCCTCCCGCTCCGCCCCGCCGCGCAccgcgtcgtcgccgtcgtcggccCGCACGCCGACGCCACCGTCGCCATGATCGGGAACTACGCGGGCAAGCCCTGCTGGTACACCACGCCGCTACAGGGCGTGGCCGGGTACGTCGCGCGGGCGGTGCACCAGGCCGGGTGCACCGACGTCGCGTGCCAGGGGAAGAACCAGCCCATCGCCGCGGCGGTGGACGCGGCGCGCCAAGCTGACGCCACTGTCATCGTCGCCGGGCTCGATCAGAAGGTGGAGGCCGAGGGCCTGGACCGGACCAGCCTTCTCCTCCCTGGGCGACAGGCCGAGCTCATCTCGGCCGTCGCCAAGGCGTCCAAGGGCCCCGTCATCCTCGTGCTCATGTCCGGCGGGCCCATCGACATCGCGTTCGCGCAGAATGACCCGAGGATCGACGGGATCCTGTGGGTGGGCTACCCCGGCCAGGCAGGCGGACAGGCCATCGCCGACGTCATCTTTGGACACCATAACCCAG GCGGGAAGCTACCGGTGACATGGTACCCTCAAGACTACCTGCAGAAGGTGCCGATGACGAACATGGCGATGCGCGCGAACCAGGCGCGCGGGTACCCGGGGCGGACGTACCGGTTCTACACGGGGCCGACGATCCACCCGTTCGGGCACGGGCTCAGCTACACCCAGTTCACGCACACGCTCGCGCACGCGCCGGCGCAGCTCACCGTGCGGCTCTCCGgcggccacgccgccaccaccgcgtCGACGTCGTCCCTCCTCAACGCGACGCGCACGCGCCCCGCCCGCACCGTGCGGATCGCGCACGCGCGGTGCGAGGGCCTGACGGTCCCCGTGCACGTGGACGTGAGGAACGTCGGCGACCGCGACGGCGCGCACGCCGTGCTCGTGTACCACGCGGCGCCCTCGTCATCCACCGCCACCCCCGGAGCGGACGCACCCGCGCGGCAACTGGTGGCGTTCGAGAAGGTGCACGTGCCCGCCGGCGGCGTGGCGCGCGTGGAGATGGGCATCGACGTGTGCGACTGGCTCAGCGTCGCGGACCGGAACGGCGTGCGGCGGATCCCCGTCGGCGAGCACAGGCTGATGATCGGCGAGCTCACGCACTCGGTCACGCTCGGCGTCGAGCAGCTCGGGGTATAG
- the LOC136484246 gene encoding probable beta-D-xylosidase 2 isoform X2, with product MYNGGRAGLTFWSPNVNIFRDPRWGRGQETPGEDPAVSARYAAAYVRGLQQPYGSGGGHHNRLKLAACCKHFTAYDLDNWGGTDRFHFNAVVGAQDLEDTFNVPFRACVADGRAASVMCSYNQVNGVPTCADEAFLRGTIRGKWGLEGYIVSDCDSVDVFFRDQHYTRTAEDAVAATLRAGLDLDCGPFLALYTESAVARRKVSDADVDAALLNTVTVQMRLGMFDGDPASGPFGHLGPADVCTREHQDLALDAARQSVVLLKNQRGKHRNDVLPLRPAAHRVVAVVGPHADATVAMIGNYAGKPCWYTTPLQGVAGYVARAVHQAGCTDVACQGKNQPIAAAVDAARQADATVIVAGLDQKVEAEGLDRTSLLLPGRQAELISAVAKASKGPVILVLMSGGPIDIAFAQNDPRIDGILWVGYPGQAGGQAIADVIFGHHNPGGKLPVTWYPQDYLQKVPMTNMAMRANQARGYPGRTYRFYTGPTIHPFGHGLSYTQFTHTLAHAPAQLTVRLSGGHAATTASTSSLLNATRTRPARTVRIAHARCEGLTVPVHVDVRNVGDRDGAHAVLVYHAAPSSSTATPGADAPARQLVAFEKVHVPAGGVARVEMGIDVCDWLSVADRNGVRRIPVGEHRLMIGELTHSVTLGVEQLGV from the exons ATGTACAACGGCGGGCGGGCGGGGCTCACCTTCTGGTCCCCGAACGTGAACATCTTCCGGGACCCACGGTGGGGCCGCGGGCAGGAGACACCCGGCGAGGACCCGGCCGTGTCCGCGCGCTACGCCGCCGCCTACGTGCGCGGCCTGCAGCAGCCCTACGGATCCGGCGGCGGCCACCACAACCGGCTGAAGCTCGCCGCCTGCTGCAAGCACTTCACGGCGTACGACCTGGACAACTGGGGCGGCACGGACAGGTTCCACTTCAACGCCGTGGTGGGCGCGCAGGACCTGGAGGACACCTTCAACGTGCCCTTCCGCGCCTGCGTCGCCGATGGTCGCGCCGCCAGCGTTATGTGCTCCTACAACCAGGTCAACGGCGTGCCCACCTGCGCCGACGAGGCGTTCCTGCGCGGCACCATCCGCGGGAAGTGGGGGCTCGAGGGGTACATCGTCTCCGActgcgactccgtcgacgtcTTCTTCCGTGACCAGCACTACACGCGCACCGCCGAGGACGCCGTCGCCGCCACGCTCCGAGCCGGGCTTGACCTCGACTGTGGCCCCTTCCTCGCGCTCTACACCGAGTCCGCCGTCGCCAGGCGTAAGGTCTCCGACGCCGACGTCGACGCCGCGCTCCTCAACACCGTCACCGTGCAGATGCGGCTCGGCATGTTCGACGGCGACCCCGCGTCCGGGCCGTTCGGGCACCTGGGCCCCGCGGACGTGTGCACCAGGGAGCACCAGGACCTGGCGCTCGACGCCGCGCGCCAGAGCGTCGTGCTGCTGAAGAACCAGCGAGGGAAGCACAGGAACGACGTCCTCCCGCTCCGCCCCGCCGCGCAccgcgtcgtcgccgtcgtcggccCGCACGCCGACGCCACCGTCGCCATGATCGGGAACTACGCGGGCAAGCCCTGCTGGTACACCACGCCGCTACAGGGCGTGGCCGGGTACGTCGCGCGGGCGGTGCACCAGGCCGGGTGCACCGACGTCGCGTGCCAGGGGAAGAACCAGCCCATCGCCGCGGCGGTGGACGCGGCGCGCCAAGCTGACGCCACTGTCATCGTCGCCGGGCTCGATCAGAAGGTGGAGGCCGAGGGCCTGGACCGGACCAGCCTTCTCCTCCCTGGGCGACAGGCCGAGCTCATCTCGGCCGTCGCCAAGGCGTCCAAGGGCCCCGTCATCCTCGTGCTCATGTCCGGCGGGCCCATCGACATCGCGTTCGCGCAGAATGACCCGAGGATCGACGGGATCCTGTGGGTGGGCTACCCCGGCCAGGCAGGCGGACAGGCCATCGCCGACGTCATCTTTGGACACCATAACCCAG GCGGGAAGCTACCGGTGACATGGTACCCTCAAGACTACCTGCAGAAGGTGCCGATGACGAACATGGCGATGCGCGCGAACCAGGCGCGCGGGTACCCGGGGCGGACGTACCGGTTCTACACGGGGCCGACGATCCACCCGTTCGGGCACGGGCTCAGCTACACCCAGTTCACGCACACGCTCGCGCACGCGCCGGCGCAGCTCACCGTGCGGCTCTCCGgcggccacgccgccaccaccgcgtCGACGTCGTCCCTCCTCAACGCGACGCGCACGCGCCCCGCCCGCACCGTGCGGATCGCGCACGCGCGGTGCGAGGGCCTGACGGTCCCCGTGCACGTGGACGTGAGGAACGTCGGCGACCGCGACGGCGCGCACGCCGTGCTCGTGTACCACGCGGCGCCCTCGTCATCCACCGCCACCCCCGGAGCGGACGCACCCGCGCGGCAACTGGTGGCGTTCGAGAAGGTGCACGTGCCCGCCGGCGGCGTGGCGCGCGTGGAGATGGGCATCGACGTGTGCGACTGGCTCAGCGTCGCGGACCGGAACGGCGTGCGGCGGATCCCCGTCGGCGAGCACAGGCTGATGATCGGCGAGCTCACGCACTCGGTCACGCTCGGCGTCGAGCAGCTCGGGGTATAG
- the LOC136482922 gene encoding uncharacterized protein, with the protein MGWAARFLTASSFLAAGVLFAPDALPLGGSGAAAAARLVHFLAFATAWGAGLWVTFIGGIVMFKYLPRHQFGSLQGKMFPAYFMLMSACSAISMAAFAYLHPWKTASTIERYQLGFLISALGCNLSNLLVFTPMTVEMMMKRHKMEKDLGIGTEVGYSKNAETARRSPALAAMNRKFGMIHGLSSLANIMAFGSLAMHSWYLSSKLDL; encoded by the exons ATGGGGTGGGCCGCGCGGTTCCTGACGGCGTCGTCGTTCCTAGCCGCGGGGGTCCTCTTCGCGCCCGACGCGCTGCCCCTCGGCGGCTccggcgccgcggcggccgcgaGGCTGGTCCACTTCCTCGCCTTCGCCACCGCCTGGGGCGCCGGGCTCTGGGTCACCTTCATCGGCGGCATCGTCATGTTCAA GTACTTGCCGAGACACCAGTTTGGGAGTCTGCAGGGGAAAATGTTCCCAGCATACTTCATGTTGATGTCAGCATGTTCAGCGATATCCATGGCAGCATTTGCGTACCTGCACCCCTGGAAGACAGCATCAACCATCGAGCGCTACCAGCTTGGATTCCTTATTTCAGCCCTTGGCTGTAACCTGTCTAACCTTTTGGTCTTCACGCCCATGACTGTTGAG atgatgatgaagaggcaCAAGATGGAGAAGGACCTTGGCATCGGCACCGAGGTCGGGTACTCTAAGAACGCGGAGACGGCAAGGAGGAGCCCTGCTTTGGCAGCGATGAACAGGAAGTTTGGGATGATCCACGGGCTATCGTCACTGGCCAACATCATGGCCTTCGGCAGCCTGGCCATGCACTCCTGGTATCTCTCCAGCAAGCTCGACCTGTGA